One window of the Lycorma delicatula isolate Av1 chromosome 3, ASM4794821v1, whole genome shotgun sequence genome contains the following:
- the Pfdn1 gene encoding prefoldin subunit 1: MSTKPVDMELKKAFAELQLKLIETTQKLKLADIQIEGLKRSRQHAELTTREIKALSPDTKTYESVGRMFVLTEIPQVCKNLSSRITTCDEKIKTLEGNKGYLERSLKDSENNLREMVQQRKESSQETT; this comes from the exons TTAAAGAAG GCATTTGCCGAATTACAGCTGAAATTGATCGAAACCACACAAAAACTAAAGCTTGCCGACATTCAAATTGAAGGACTTAAAAGATCTCGTCAGCATGCTGAACTCACTACTAGGGAAATAAAG gCATTGTCTCCTGATACAAAGACATATGAAAGTGTTGGTCGAATGTTTGTACTTACTGAAATTCCTCAGGTATGCAAAAATCTTTCCAGTCGTATTACAACTTgcgatgaaaaaattaaaacattagag ggTAATAAAGGATACCTTGAACGCAGTTTGAAAGACAGTGAAAATAATCTGAGAGAAATGGTTCAACAGCGTAAAGAATCATCACAGGAGACCacataa